The DNA segment CACGAGCCCCACCCCACCCCGCCTCCTGACCGCGAGCCCGGCTGCAGCGCCTAGAAGGGTGCTAGCCACAGCGCTGGCAGCCGCTATGAGGAGGCTGTTGTAGGCTGCGTCCTGCAGCCTCTCATCACCCAGCATCATACCATACCACTTCAGTGTGAAGCCCTCCCACACTCCAATGTAGGGGCTGGGGTTTAGGCTCTGGAGGGCGAGCAGGACTATGGGGAGGTACATTGCAGATAGGATGGCGTACGTTACAGCCTTTGAGGGCGTTACCCCGGGCATTCACAACACCCTATAAGCCTGCCTGAAGACGGCGTAGGCGGCTGTGGCGCTCAGCAGTGTTACCAAGAGGGTGACGGCACCCCCAAGATCCCACCTGTCCCCGGAGAGTATGAGGTGGTATATGAGGCTGCCGACAGTGAAGCCAGTGGTCCCCCCGAGTAGGCTTGGTACCACGTAGTCTGTGAAGCTTACGAGGAAGACCACCACGAACCCTGCCGCCAGCCATGGTAGGGCCAGCGGGGCGACTATGCTCCTGTACACCTGGAGCCTCCCAGCCCCAAGGGTTCTAGCCGCCTCTACGAGGCTTCTGGAGACGCTGCTAACACCGGCGAAGGCGAAGAGGATGCCTAGGGGGAGGTTCTCGTAGACGAGGCCAATGAAAGTAGCCTTCCACCCGGGCCCTATGCCCGCGAGGGATAGTACGAGCTTTATGCTGAGGGTCCTGAGCAGCACGTCTACTATGAAGGGCGAGACGAAGAGGGCGAGGAGGATTATCCTCTCCCTCCTCCCAGCCTCCAGGGCGATGTAGTAGCTTGGGGCTAATGCTAGAAGCGTCACTACCAGGGCTGTCGCCGCCGCTACTGCGGCGCTGTTGAGTATAATCAAGTGGTAGTGTGGCCTGGTGAGGACCTCAATATACGGCGCCAGCAGCCCCTTCTCCCCGCTGTACACCGCGAGGTAGGCTAGGGGGGCGTAGAAGAATGCTAGTAGGTAGAGGACGGCTGGTGCAGCCAGGAGTGCAGCTGCAGCCGGGACCTTAGTCGAGCGCAACATCCACGCCCCTCTCAGGACTCCAGGTTACCGAGACCAGCTCCCCGGGCCGGGGGAGGCTCGCCGCCATGCTCCTAGGAACTACGGCCTTAAGCCTGCCCCCCTTCCACCTGAGCTCCACCCTTATCAGGGGGCCCTGGAACACGAGGTCCTCGACAACCGCCTCAAGCCTCGGCCACTCTGGTGGTATAGACGAGCCGTTCCTAACTATCTCTAGGTCCTCCGGCCTGACAACAACAGCCGACCCATCCCCGCTCCCAGGGTTGAGAAGCTCCTTAGGCAGTATATTCGCGTCGCCGAAGAACGTGGCCACATACACGCTGGAGGGCTTGGTGTAGACCTCGACGGGGCTCCCATGCTGCACTATCCGGCCAGCCCTCATTATAACCAGTGTGTCCGCAAGCTCCATAGCCTCCCACTGGTCGTGGGTCACGTATATCATTGTCGAGCCAAGCTTCCTCTGCAGCCTCTTCAGCTCGCCGAGGAGGCGCTGCCTTATCTTGAAATCCAGGTGCGAGAGGGGCTCGTCGAGAAGGAGCACCGGAGGCTCGTAGGCTATAGCCCTCGCAAGAGCCACCCTCTGCTGCTGCCCGCCGCTGAGGC comes from the Aeropyrum camini SY1 = JCM 12091 genome and includes:
- a CDS encoding ABC transporter permease, whose product is MRSTKVPAAAALLAAPAVLYLLAFFYAPLAYLAVYSGEKGLLAPYIEVLTRPHYHLIILNSAAVAAATALVVTLLALAPSYYIALEAGRRERIILLALFVSPFIVDVLLRTLSIKLVLSLAGIGPGWKATFIGLVYENLPLGILFAFAGVSSVSRSLVEAARTLGAGRLQVYRSIVAPLALPWLAAGFVVVFLVSFTDYVVPSLLGGTTGFTVGSLIYHLILSGDRWDLGGAVTLLVTLLSATAAYAVFRQAYRVL
- a CDS encoding ABC transporter ATP-binding protein yields the protein MGGVEVRLEGVYASYGEVEALRGVSFSFPESSITAVLGPSGCGKTTMLKVIAGLLRPAKGRVLFGGVDYTSLPPERRNVGFVFQDLALFPHMTVYDNVAFGLRARGFSESGVRRQVEWALETVGLTPPREYWGRRVTSLSGGQQQRVALARAIAYEPPVLLLDEPLSHLDFKIRQRLLGELKRLQRKLGSTMIYVTHDQWEAMELADTLVIMRAGRIVQHGSPVEVYTKPSSVYVATFFGDANILPKELLNPGSGDGSAVVVRPEDLEIVRNGSSIPPEWPRLEAVVEDLVFQGPLIRVELRWKGGRLKAVVPRSMAASLPRPGELVSVTWSPERGVDVALD